A part of Capsicum annuum cultivar UCD-10X-F1 chromosome 6, UCD10Xv1.1, whole genome shotgun sequence genomic DNA contains:
- the LOC107853473 gene encoding protein HOTHEAD encodes MLSSSWNLSIFSSLFGILILCIPCFSEKAPYYTFARDATSAPEVVFFDYIVIGGGTSGCALAATLSQASNVLLLERGGLPYGNPNITNINGFTRNLADTSPSSPSQLFISTDGVFNHRARVLGGGSAINAGFFSRASNEYVKRMGWNPEVVNDSYEWVEEKVAFRPQINQWQSAVRNGLLEVGVRPYNGFTYEHLDGTKVGGSIFDQQGHRHTAADLLEYADPIKISVYLYATVEQIVFRTRGGKKPRAYGVRFQDSEGNSHLAFLNRGSKNEVLLSAGALGSPQMLMLSGIGPIRQLNAHEINVLVDQPMVGMGMSDNPMNAVFVPSPNPVEVSLIQVVGITGFKSYIEAASGPLELDWMRRMAHDFTRVANQTMDSFKIPSVITIPGINPHLLHSPMQAGLILEKVAGPYSTGFLELASKDPNENPVVTFNYFKDARDLQRCVHGMRTVAEVIDSTSFSNFRYPLTTSQALMNTMLTFPLNLRPKHLTASVSFEQFCIDTVMTIWHYHGGCQVGKVVDGDYKVFGVDGLRVIDGSTFIESPGTNPQATVMMLGRYMGQKILGDRLAGRRN; translated from the exons atgcttAGCTCTAGTTGGAACCTctccattttttcttctctttttggaaTTCTCATTCTCTGCATTCCTTGTTTCTCTGAGAAAG CCCCATATTACACGTTTGCCAGGGACGCTACATCAGCTCCAGAGGTGGTTTTCTTCGATTATATCGTTATAGGAGGAGGAACTTCTGGTTGTGCATTAGCAGCAACTCTCTCACAAGCTTCCAATGTTCTGTTGTTAGAAAGAGGTGGCTTGCCATATGGAAATCCGAACATCACAAACATTAATGGTTTCACCAGAAATTTAGCGGACACTTCTCCGTCATCTCCCTCGCAACTCTTCATCTCTACCGATGGTGTATTCAACCACCGCGCCCGCGTCTTAGGTGGCGGCTCAGCCATTAATGCCGGATTCTTTTCGCGGGCCAGCAACGAGTACGTTAAGAGAATGGGATGGAATCCGGAGGTAGTGAATGATTCGTACGAATGGGTCGAAGAGAAAGTGGCGTTTCGGCCTCAGATAAATCAGTGGCAATCGGCAGTGAGAAATGGTTTGTTGGAGGTAGGAGTGAGACCATATAATGGTTTTACATATGAACATTTGGATGGGACTAAAGTTGGCGGAAGCATTTTTGATCAACAAGGACATAGGCATACTGCTGCTGATTTGTTAGAGTATGCTGATCCTATCAAAATTAGTGTTTATTTGTATGCCACTGTGGAACAGATTGTATTCAGAACAAGAG GAGGAAAGAAGCCAAGAGCATATGGAGTTCGTTTTCAGGATTCAGAAGGTAATAGCCACTTGGCCTTCTTGAACAGGGGCTCCAAGAATGAGGTCCTCCTGTCAGCTGGAGCGTTAGGAAGTCCACAAATGTTGATGTTGAGTGGTATTGGGCCAATAAGACAATTGAATGCCCATGAGATCAATGTATTAGTGGATCAGCCCATGGTTGGAATGGGTATGTCTGATAACCCAATGAATGCTGTTTTTGTTCCGTCTCCTAACCCTGTTGAAGTTTCCCTCATTCAAGTGGTTGGTATTACTGGGTTCAAAAGTTACATCGAAGCCGCCAGTGGGCCTTTGGAGTTAGATTGGATGCGCAGAATGGCTCATGATTTTACTAGGGTAGCTAATCAG ACTATGGACTCATTCAAGATACCTTCAGTCATAACTATACCTGGGATCAACCCACACCTTCTACACTCCCCAATGCAAGCAGGGCTTATCCTAGAAAAAGTCGCAGGACCATACTCAACAGGTTTTCTTGAGCTTGCAAGCAAAGACCCAAATGAAAATCCAGTAGTAACTTTCAACTACTTCAAAGATGCTAGAGACCTACAAAGATGTGTCCATGGCATGAGAACAGTAGCAGAGGTCATTGACTCAACATCTTTTTCCAATTTCAGATATCCTTTGACAACATCACAAGCCTTAATGAATACAATGTTAACATTTCCACTCAACTTGCGGCCAAAACATTTGACTGCCTCTGTTTCCTTTGAGCAATTCTGTATTGACACAGTAATGACCATATGGCATTACCATGGAGGCTGTCAAGTTGGAAAAGTGGTTGATGGAGATTACAAAGTTTTTGGGGTTGACGGATTAAGAGTTATTGATGGATCCACATTTATTGAGTCCCCTGGCACTAATCCTCAAGCCACTGTCATGATGCTCGGAAG GTACATGGGGCAAAAGattttgggtgataggcttgCTGGCCGAAGGAATTAG